A stretch of Clostridium formicaceticum DNA encodes these proteins:
- a CDS encoding chemotaxis protein CheW, which translates to MPNMQLVVFQIGNQYYAVEIDYVNGINKVKDFNIMKVPNSPNFVECLINLRGKVLPLYNLRKRFFDEDFLSKDNEILVVHINNIMVGLIVDEVFDIINLEEKDVEPSTNLFLGLDSRFISYIGKTEDNMIIILDVSNILSVSEQQEITPMFSNGNPL; encoded by the coding sequence GCAACTCGTTGTGTTTCAAATTGGAAACCAGTATTATGCTGTAGAAATTGACTATGTTAATGGCATTAATAAAGTAAAGGATTTTAACATCATGAAGGTCCCTAATTCTCCAAATTTTGTTGAATGCTTAATCAATTTAAGGGGAAAGGTACTTCCTTTATATAATTTAAGAAAAAGATTTTTTGATGAAGACTTCTTATCTAAGGATAACGAGATCCTTGTAGTGCATATCAACAACATTATGGTAGGTCTTATTGTGGATGAGGTTTTTGATATTATAAACTTGGAAGAAAAAGATGTTGAACCCTCCACAAATTTATTTTTAGGCTTAGATAGTAGGTTCATAAGCTATATTGGAAAAACTGAAGATAATATGATTATTATCTTAGATGTTTCAAATATTTTGTCAGTTTCAGAACAACAGGAAATCACCCCCATGTTTTCTAATGGAAACCCCCTGTAA
- a CDS encoding methyl-accepting chemotaxis protein, whose protein sequence is MKSLKMKMMGMLLSFILFLMVITSALSYAFAKEIIMGKSIIFFVIMIALLATVFVVNLLTARIIKPTMLAMRHVKKIADLDIREDIPEEFLQRQDEVGELAESFQSIIDNLRDFIKNIDGTSEQVTFSSQQLTATTQQSATAAEEVANTIEEMAKGAADQAKDTELGAIKVSELGELIENNEKCLKTLNSTTNAVIKLKDEGLETLKELNEKTEEVNEVTEKIGTVIVHANQSAKKIEGASSMISKIAEQVNLLALNAAIEAARAGEAGKGFAVVAEEVRKLAEQTDAFTLEIKTVIQELITETAEAVITIQEISNIVKEQTVSVDTTNKKFDNISLTANKSKRFLETVNESQHAMSRKKDEIIDIVQSLSANAEENAAGAQQIAASTEEQTASMEEIASVSETLAKMAEEMHKSISKFKY, encoded by the coding sequence ATGAAAAGTCTAAAAATGAAAATGATGGGGATGCTATTATCTTTTATTTTATTTTTAATGGTAATTACATCGGCACTTTCCTATGCTTTTGCAAAAGAGATAATCATGGGTAAAAGCATTATATTTTTTGTAATAATGATTGCTTTGCTGGCTACGGTATTTGTGGTTAATCTTTTAACGGCTCGTATTATAAAACCAACTATGCTAGCAATGCGTCATGTGAAAAAAATTGCAGATTTAGATATTCGTGAAGATATTCCTGAAGAATTTCTTCAGCGTCAAGATGAGGTTGGGGAATTAGCAGAATCTTTTCAAAGTATTATAGATAATCTTAGAGACTTCATAAAGAATATTGATGGAACCTCTGAACAGGTGACTTTTTCTTCACAGCAGTTAACTGCTACTACGCAGCAATCTGCTACTGCAGCAGAAGAGGTAGCAAACACCATTGAAGAGATGGCAAAAGGCGCAGCGGACCAGGCAAAGGATACGGAACTGGGAGCCATTAAAGTAAGTGAACTGGGGGAGTTAATTGAAAACAATGAGAAATGTTTAAAGACATTAAATTCAACCACCAATGCTGTTATAAAACTAAAGGATGAAGGCCTTGAAACCTTGAAGGAACTTAATGAAAAAACCGAGGAAGTAAACGAAGTAACAGAAAAAATAGGTACAGTGATTGTACATGCAAATCAAAGTGCTAAAAAAATAGAAGGCGCAAGCTCTATGATTTCTAAAATTGCAGAGCAAGTAAATCTACTAGCATTAAATGCAGCGATTGAGGCAGCAAGAGCAGGGGAAGCTGGCAAAGGATTTGCTGTAGTAGCTGAAGAAGTTCGTAAGTTGGCGGAGCAAACAGATGCGTTTACACTAGAGATAAAAACCGTTATACAGGAGCTTATCACTGAAACAGCAGAGGCGGTAATCACAATACAAGAAATATCCAATATAGTAAAGGAACAAACAGTTAGTGTAGATACTACCAATAAAAAATTTGACAATATTTCTTTGACTGCAAATAAATCAAAAAGATTTTTAGAAACTGTAAACGAGTCTCAGCATGCTATGAGCAGGAAAAAAGATGAGATTATTGATATTGTACAGAGTTTATCGGCAAATGCAGAAGAAAATGCAGCTGGGGCCCAACAAATTGCGGCATCAACAGAAGAGCAAACAGCCTCTATGGAGGAAATTGCCAGTGTTAGTGAGACATTGGCAAAAATGGCTGAAGAAATGCACAAAAGTATTTCTAAATTTAAATATTAA
- a CDS encoding S1 RNA-binding domain-containing protein — translation MIELGEVQKLEVVKFNEVGTYLSAKKDKHNSVLLPKKQVPEGLKIGDEIEVFIYRDSEDRLIATTKKPKIKLGELAFLSVVEVTKIGAFLDWGLEKDLFLPFKEQKGKMQKGREYLVGLYIDKSDRLCATMDIHKLLSSESPYKKDDRVRGRIYGINKDIGAFVAVDNKYQALIPKNELYGEYEYGDEVEARVAKVKEDGKLDLSLREKAHKQMDEDVKVILDKLKLKDGFLLLNDNSDPNKIKKELNMSKRAFKRAIGRLLKEGSIHQDEKGIKIIDR, via the coding sequence ATGATAGAATTAGGTGAAGTTCAAAAACTAGAAGTCGTTAAATTCAATGAAGTTGGTACATATTTAAGCGCTAAAAAGGATAAGCATAACAGTGTTTTATTGCCCAAAAAGCAAGTTCCTGAAGGATTAAAAATAGGAGATGAGATAGAAGTATTTATCTATAGAGATTCTGAAGATCGTTTGATAGCTACAACAAAAAAGCCTAAAATAAAGCTGGGGGAATTAGCCTTTTTAAGTGTAGTTGAAGTAACCAAGATAGGTGCTTTTTTGGATTGGGGTTTGGAAAAGGATTTGTTTTTACCTTTTAAAGAACAAAAAGGCAAAATGCAAAAAGGTAGGGAATATTTAGTAGGTCTATATATAGATAAAAGCGATAGGCTATGTGCAACGATGGATATTCACAAACTCCTCAGCAGTGAATCCCCTTATAAAAAAGATGATAGAGTACGGGGTAGGATTTATGGTATCAACAAGGATATAGGTGCTTTTGTAGCTGTTGATAATAAGTATCAAGCTTTGATACCTAAAAACGAATTGTATGGAGAGTATGAATATGGTGATGAAGTAGAGGCAAGAGTCGCTAAGGTGAAAGAAGACGGTAAGTTAGATTTAAGTCTAAGGGAAAAGGCACATAAACAGATGGATGAAGATGTAAAAGTTATTCTTGATAAGCTAAAGCTTAAGGACGGCTTTTTGCTACTTAATGATAATAGTGACCCAAACAAAATCAAAAAAGAGTTAAATATGAGTAAGCGTGCCTTCAAAAGAGCTATTGGGAGACTACTAAAAGAAGGAAGTATTCATCAGGATGAAAAAGGTATTAAAATAATCGATAGATAA
- a CDS encoding efflux RND transporter permease subunit, with translation MGLSKLAVKRPVMIAMIMLIIILLGTISFTRLPIDLYPAMEIPVAIVSTSYSGVGPHEIENLITRPIEEAIATASNIESVTSRSSQGSSIVIAQFNFGTDMNFATLDMREKVDLIKGLLPEGASDPMVLTIDPNAFPIIQISLVGGEDLVSLQTLAEETIKPRLERIEGVASVDVTGGYTNEIQIRTNQQLLDSYGITLGQLSQTIGASNMNLPGGTVKNGERELAIRTMGEFKSIDEIEEIPIILPSGSIILLKDIAEVELTHRDIATISRTNGKSSINISVQKQSDSNTVQVASLVHAEIERLQREYGHVELTLVSDESTYITDAINNVLQSVIMGAIFAIMILYLFLRNIGSTLIIGSSIPIAVIGTFALLYFGNITLNLMTLGGLALGVGMLVDNAIVVLENIYRFRTEGYSKKEAASLGASEVAMSVTASTLTTIAVFLPIVFVEGMISSLFTELALAVTFSLVASLLVSLTLIPMLSSKLLRVTTENNNKAKGARKRFKFLYDAFDKIFSGIENRYKKLLSWSLSHRKTTIFMAIIIFLGSLSSVFFIGVELFPASDEGQININISLPVGSELHEVNQVLFEIEESLASIEEIDTVFSSVGGGGQMGFGGGGTSRGSVTVRLSKMKERDRSSKEVADAIRGLLKDIPGAEISISESANAMGGMAGDPISISLKGDDLEVLEEISEDFKGMIASVEDTREITTSFSEGIPEVQIAVDKYRAATYGLTTAQIANSIRSTTSGLTATRYKLDGDEIDVILKGEEHVTESLANLEQMGIQTAAGGSIPLSQVANVSVEQGPVQINREDQQRVVTISGQIGNRDLRSVTQDIDAALKNYDLPEGYSYDMGGQNQQMNDAFADLLLALVLAIVLIYMVMAAQFESLLHPFTIMLSVPVALAGALLGLFITGKALGITALIGVIMLSGIVVNNGIVLIDYINTLRESGKDRNEAIITAGPVRLRPILMTTLTTVLGLLPLAIGIGEGSEMQAPMGIVVIAGLLLSTVLTLVLIPTVYTLVDDFSAGIKNKLKGEKKKVIEH, from the coding sequence ATGGGTTTATCGAAATTAGCAGTAAAAAGACCTGTCATGATTGCGATGATTATGCTCATTATCATCCTATTGGGTACCATCTCCTTTACTAGATTACCGATAGATCTTTATCCAGCCATGGAAATACCTGTTGCTATTGTCAGTACCTCTTATTCAGGGGTAGGGCCTCATGAAATAGAAAATTTAATTACAAGACCTATAGAAGAAGCTATAGCTACTGCAAGCAATATAGAAAGTGTTACCTCTAGGTCTTCACAAGGTAGTTCCATCGTTATTGCTCAATTTAACTTTGGTACAGATATGAACTTTGCTACCTTGGATATGCGGGAGAAGGTTGACTTGATCAAAGGCCTTTTGCCGGAGGGGGCATCTGATCCAATGGTTCTAACCATAGATCCAAATGCCTTCCCTATTATTCAAATATCTTTAGTGGGTGGTGAAGACTTAGTTTCACTACAAACATTGGCGGAAGAGACAATAAAACCTAGACTGGAGAGAATTGAAGGCGTAGCTTCTGTAGATGTAACAGGTGGTTATACCAATGAGATACAAATTAGGACAAACCAACAGCTTTTGGATAGTTATGGTATCACTTTAGGTCAGCTATCTCAAACAATAGGAGCCTCCAATATGAATTTACCAGGAGGAACAGTAAAAAATGGTGAAAGGGAACTTGCCATTAGAACGATGGGAGAATTTAAAAGCATAGACGAAATTGAAGAAATTCCCATAATATTACCTAGTGGAAGTATCATTTTACTAAAGGATATTGCGGAGGTGGAGTTAACCCATCGAGATATAGCAACTATATCTCGAACCAATGGTAAGAGTAGTATTAACATCTCTGTACAGAAACAGTCGGACAGCAATACCGTACAGGTAGCATCCTTGGTCCATGCAGAAATAGAAAGATTACAAAGAGAATATGGTCATGTGGAACTCACTCTTGTATCCGATGAATCTACGTATATTACAGATGCAATTAATAATGTACTTCAGAGTGTTATAATGGGGGCAATTTTTGCCATCATGATCCTTTATCTATTTTTAAGAAACATTGGATCTACCTTAATTATTGGAAGTTCTATTCCTATTGCTGTTATTGGAACTTTTGCTCTATTATACTTTGGAAATATTACTTTAAACCTAATGACGCTAGGAGGTTTGGCTCTAGGGGTAGGTATGTTGGTGGATAACGCCATTGTTGTATTAGAAAATATCTATCGATTCAGAACAGAAGGATATTCTAAGAAAGAGGCAGCTAGTTTAGGCGCCTCCGAGGTAGCTATGTCGGTTACCGCTTCTACACTTACAACAATAGCAGTATTTTTACCGATTGTTTTTGTTGAAGGAATGATTTCTAGTCTTTTCACAGAACTAGCGTTGGCAGTTACTTTCTCCTTGGTAGCTTCCTTACTAGTATCTTTGACCTTGATACCTATGTTATCTTCTAAGCTATTGAGGGTAACTACTGAGAATAACAACAAAGCAAAAGGAGCAAGGAAAAGATTCAAGTTTCTTTATGATGCCTTTGATAAAATTTTTAGCGGTATAGAAAATCGCTATAAAAAGTTATTAAGCTGGAGTTTAAGCCACAGAAAAACTACGATTTTCATGGCAATAATCATCTTTTTAGGAAGTTTATCCTCTGTGTTTTTTATAGGAGTAGAACTTTTCCCCGCTTCAGATGAAGGACAGATAAACATAAATATATCTTTACCTGTAGGTTCTGAACTACATGAGGTAAATCAAGTGCTTTTTGAAATTGAAGAGAGCCTTGCTTCTATAGAAGAAATAGATACTGTCTTTTCTTCTGTCGGCGGTGGAGGCCAAATGGGCTTTGGCGGAGGAGGTACAAGTCGAGGTAGCGTTACTGTTAGGCTCTCTAAAATGAAAGAAAGAGATAGAAGTTCTAAGGAGGTAGCTGATGCAATAAGAGGACTTCTTAAGGATATCCCTGGAGCAGAAATCAGTATTTCGGAATCTGCTAACGCTATGGGTGGGATGGCAGGCGATCCTATTAGTATCAGCTTAAAGGGAGATGACTTAGAGGTTTTAGAAGAAATTTCAGAGGATTTTAAGGGGATGATTGCATCTGTAGAAGATACAAGGGAAATCACCACTAGTTTTAGTGAAGGCATACCGGAGGTTCAAATTGCTGTCGATAAATATCGTGCTGCAACTTATGGGCTGACAACTGCACAAATTGCCAATAGCATAAGAAGTACTACCTCTGGGTTAACGGCTACAAGGTATAAACTAGATGGAGATGAGATTGATGTCATTCTTAAAGGGGAAGAGCATGTAACAGAGAGCTTGGCTAATCTAGAACAAATGGGCATCCAAACTGCTGCTGGCGGGAGTATTCCTTTAAGTCAAGTGGCCAATGTATCTGTTGAGCAGGGTCCTGTGCAAATCAATCGAGAAGATCAGCAAAGAGTAGTAACAATTAGTGGGCAGATTGGTAATAGAGACTTAAGGAGTGTTACGCAGGATATTGATGCAGCGTTAAAAAACTATGATTTACCGGAAGGTTATAGCTATGACATGGGAGGACAAAATCAACAAATGAATGATGCCTTTGCTGATTTACTTTTGGCGTTAGTACTGGCAATTGTATTGATTTACATGGTAATGGCAGCGCAATTTGAGTCATTACTACATCCTTTTACGATTATGTTATCCGTGCCCGTAGCATTGGCAGGAGCACTATTAGGACTATTCATTACAGGAAAGGCACTAGGTATAACAGCCTTGATTGGTGTCATTATGTTATCAGGGATTGTTGTTAATAATGGTATTGTGCTGATCGATTATATCAACACCCTAAGAGAATCTGGTAAAGACCGAAATGAAGCGATTATTACAGCTGGTCCTGTAAGGTTGAGACCTATTTTAATGACAACTTTAACAACTGTCTTAGGTTTATTGCCTCTGGCAATAGGGATCGGAGAAGGCTCCGAGATGCAAGCACCTATGGGAATCGTAGTTATTGCAGGATTACTATTATCTACAGTTTTAACCTTGGTATTAATACCAACGGTGTATACCCTAGTAGACGACTTCTCAGCGGGTATTAAAAATAAACTAAAAGGAGAAAAGAAAAAGGTTATTGAGCATTAA
- a CDS encoding efflux RND transporter periplasmic adaptor subunit, translated as MKKKSISMLLLILLIVIILVTGCSRRAVEEVAIVEESYVPVEIETVKKETIASKVLLNGRVRANEEVMVMPQMPGTVTRVNMKLGDYVAKDQVLMVMDQKDIQRSIEQAEHSVELAKRGVEQAENGIRSAKIQYESTKERLEDALVNLERIKALYEAGAVPKTQLEQAELAASTKPLETAEAQVYQAEIGYQQALNQLSQAESGYEQARSNLDNTLVKAPINGMITNLTVVEGQLASNAQAAATIVDMDTVYLQIDVAENMVNRLRKEQEVAVTIASALDEEITGKIDYISPTADDRTQLYTVKVYINNKDRKIRPGMSGSVGLSLEERQNVLVVRSGAIMDKEEETVVYLVKDEEAVEQKITLGLDTGLYIEVTEGLEEGDIVIIKGQHYVVDGQRVKVVRGE; from the coding sequence ATGAAAAAAAAGTCAATATCTATGCTATTACTTATACTATTGATTGTTATTATTTTAGTCACAGGATGCAGTAGAAGGGCAGTAGAAGAGGTAGCTATTGTTGAGGAGAGTTACGTGCCGGTAGAAATTGAAACAGTAAAAAAAGAAACAATAGCAAGTAAAGTCTTGCTAAACGGCAGAGTAAGAGCCAATGAGGAAGTTATGGTGATGCCTCAAATGCCTGGAACGGTAACGAGGGTGAACATGAAACTTGGCGATTATGTTGCGAAAGACCAGGTTTTAATGGTTATGGATCAAAAAGATATACAAAGAAGTATTGAACAGGCAGAACATAGCGTAGAACTGGCAAAACGAGGAGTAGAGCAAGCTGAGAATGGTATACGGTCAGCTAAAATTCAATACGAATCAACCAAGGAAAGATTGGAAGATGCCCTGGTGAACCTAGAACGGATAAAAGCTCTTTATGAAGCAGGAGCTGTTCCTAAAACTCAGCTGGAACAGGCAGAGCTAGCAGCTTCTACAAAACCTTTAGAGACAGCAGAAGCACAAGTATATCAAGCAGAAATAGGGTACCAACAGGCTTTAAATCAATTAAGTCAGGCAGAAAGTGGTTATGAACAAGCAAGAAGTAATCTTGATAACACATTGGTAAAAGCACCAATTAATGGTATGATTACAAATCTAACGGTTGTGGAAGGCCAATTAGCTAGTAATGCTCAGGCGGCAGCAACAATTGTAGATATGGATACGGTTTACCTACAGATAGATGTAGCAGAAAACATGGTAAACAGATTGCGCAAAGAACAAGAAGTAGCTGTGACAATAGCCTCTGCATTAGATGAGGAAATAACAGGAAAAATTGATTATATTAGCCCTACTGCTGATGATAGAACGCAGCTTTATACGGTAAAGGTATATATCAATAACAAGGATCGTAAGATCAGACCTGGCATGAGTGGCTCTGTAGGTTTAAGTCTTGAAGAGCGGCAAAATGTACTGGTGGTAAGAAGTGGTGCTATCATGGATAAAGAGGAAGAAACAGTGGTTTACTTGGTAAAGGATGAGGAAGCGGTGGAACAAAAGATAACTTTGGGCTTAGATACAGGTTTATATATTGAAGTGACAGAGGGACTTGAAGAAGGAGATATCGTTATTATCAAAGGTCAGCATTATGTAGTAGATGGCCAGAGGGTGAAAGTAGTAAGGGGTGAGTAG
- a CDS encoding ABC transporter ATP-binding protein — protein sequence MKKEGKPSNHGTGEGRGFGGGRGPGGGFAMARPVEKATNFKNSLKRLIGYLKPHRVKLVMVFFLAILSTVFNILSPKLMGAATNKIAEDLMKRMNYFNNIEAAIERGADIEFISQLRAQPVPSIDFNYIWQIILILIGLYILSALFSFATGYIMAGIAQKTVYKMRREANDKLARLPLRYFDAHTHGEILSRITNDLDNVGNTLQQSLTQLITAIVTLAGVAIMMLTISPVLTLIAIITLPLSGVVTITIAKKSQRLFVARQAVLGELNGHAEEMYAGHKEVKVFGHEKKSISVFDEINERLYDAGWRAEFISGIIMPLLNFVNNIGYVLICVVGGVFVVMQRIQIGDIQAFIQYARQFTHPIVQTANITNIIQSTVASAERVFKLLDETEEVQDQKDAKVIKMPKGEVGFKHVQFGYKEDDLLIKDMNIEVKKGETIAIVGPTGAGKTTLVNLLMRFYEIKGGSITIDGIDIRDLKRGNLRSMFGMVLQDTWLFHGTIRENIAYGRQDASEEEIIAASKAAHADYFIRRLPEGYDTVLDEEASNLSQGQKQLLTIARAILANPVILILDEATSSVDTRTEVLIQKAMTRLMEGRTNFVIAHRLSTIRGADLILVMNHGDIIEQGTHQQLLEKKGFYAELYNSQFTSSHGNEA from the coding sequence ATGAAGAAAGAAGGAAAACCTAGTAACCACGGTACTGGAGAGGGCCGGGGTTTTGGAGGAGGACGTGGGCCTGGTGGAGGTTTTGCTATGGCAAGGCCAGTTGAAAAGGCTACGAACTTTAAAAATTCATTGAAAAGACTCATAGGCTATTTAAAGCCCCATAGAGTAAAGCTAGTTATGGTATTTTTTCTAGCAATCTTAAGCACCGTGTTTAATATTCTTAGTCCTAAGTTAATGGGAGCTGCTACCAACAAAATAGCTGAAGATTTAATGAAGAGAATGAATTATTTTAACAATATAGAAGCTGCCATTGAAAGAGGAGCAGATATTGAATTTATAAGCCAGTTGAGGGCACAGCCTGTCCCCAGCATAGATTTTAATTATATTTGGCAAATTATTTTAATACTCATTGGCCTATATATTTTAAGTGCACTTTTCAGCTTTGCTACTGGATACATTATGGCAGGGATAGCACAAAAAACTGTTTATAAAATGAGGAGGGAGGCTAATGATAAATTAGCTCGGTTACCTTTGAGGTATTTTGATGCCCATACCCATGGAGAGATATTAAGTCGTATTACCAATGACTTAGATAATGTAGGGAATACACTACAGCAGAGTCTAACCCAGTTGATTACTGCTATTGTCACTTTAGCTGGTGTTGCTATTATGATGTTAACCATCAGTCCAGTACTCACATTGATTGCCATCATAACTTTACCACTTTCAGGTGTGGTAACAATAACAATAGCTAAGAAGTCACAAAGATTATTTGTGGCAAGACAGGCGGTTTTAGGAGAGTTGAATGGACATGCAGAAGAAATGTATGCTGGACATAAAGAAGTCAAGGTTTTTGGACATGAGAAAAAGTCTATTAGCGTTTTTGATGAGATCAATGAAAGACTTTATGATGCAGGATGGCGGGCAGAATTTATTTCTGGTATTATTATGCCTTTATTGAATTTTGTAAATAATATAGGCTATGTGTTGATTTGTGTGGTTGGTGGTGTTTTTGTTGTAATGCAGAGAATTCAAATTGGTGATATCCAGGCTTTTATTCAATATGCAAGGCAGTTTACACATCCAATTGTGCAGACGGCAAATATAACCAACATTATACAGTCCACCGTTGCATCAGCAGAGCGGGTCTTTAAACTATTAGACGAGACGGAAGAAGTTCAGGATCAAAAGGATGCAAAAGTCATCAAAATGCCAAAAGGGGAAGTGGGTTTTAAACATGTTCAGTTTGGTTACAAAGAAGATGATCTTTTAATAAAGGATATGAACATAGAAGTAAAGAAGGGGGAAACAATAGCAATCGTCGGACCGACGGGGGCTGGAAAAACTACACTTGTTAATTTACTGATGCGATTTTATGAAATAAAGGGTGGCAGCATTACGATAGATGGTATTGATATCAGAGATTTAAAGCGTGGGAATCTCCGAAGTATGTTTGGTATGGTATTGCAAGATACATGGTTATTTCATGGTACCATTAGGGAGAATATAGCTTACGGAAGACAGGATGCCAGTGAAGAAGAAATCATAGCGGCTTCTAAAGCAGCTCATGCAGACTATTTCATAAGAAGGTTACCAGAAGGATATGATACTGTGCTGGACGAAGAAGCTTCTAATCTATCTCAAGGGCAAAAGCAACTTTTAACAATTGCTAGAGCAATACTTGCTAACCCTGTGATATTGATTCTTGATGAAGCCACCAGCAGCGTTGATACAAGGACAGAGGTGCTTATACAAAAAGCGATGACTAGATTGATGGAGGGTAGAACAAATTTTGTGATTGCCCATAGACTATCAACGATACGAGGAGCAGATTTAATCCTTGTGATGAATCATGGAGATATCATCGAGCAAGGCACCCATCAGCAGCTATTAGAGAAGAAAGGATTTTATGCAGAACTTTATAACAGCCAGTTTACTAGTAGTCATGGTAATGAAGCGTAA
- a CDS encoding ABC transporter ATP-binding protein: MIKLFRHLKPFGISIFGIFALVFIQSIADLYLPTLMADIVNKGMIPGDISYIWRVGGVMLVVAGGGAIAAIVSSFLSSKVAMGFSRNLRSRVFSRVQSYSLNEFDKIGTASLITRTTNDITQVQTVLIMMLRMMVSAPMMGIGGVIMAISMNRRLTTLLAIALPILIVFIGIVGKTVIPLFKVIQNKLDKLNLVSRENLTGIRVIRAFNRIDDERRRFDKANLDLTNTTIKANKIMAGMMPIITLIMNLTSVAIIWFGSRRIDLGDLQIGDMMAFLQYATQIMMALLMFSMMFVLIPRGEASAVRINEVLHMEPEINDPVKPKKLGKEKGYLEFKNVCFSYPGAEKPAIKNISFKANPGEVTAIIGGTGSGKSTLINLIPRFYDVDRGAVLIDGVDVREIPQETLRGKIGFVPQRVLLFSGSVAENIKFGKEDAIEEEVQHAAEIAQASEFISSMEKGFDSEIAQGGANVSGGQKQRLSIARALIRRAEIYIFDDSFSALDFKTDARLRSALKKETGDATVIMVAQRVSTIMEADRIIVLDQGEIAGIGKHKNLLKTCSVYREIVASQFTEEELA; encoded by the coding sequence ATGATTAAGTTATTTAGGCATTTAAAGCCATTTGGAATTTCGATTTTTGGAATTTTTGCCCTTGTTTTTATTCAGTCTATTGCTGATTTATATTTACCAACATTAATGGCTGATATCGTAAACAAAGGGATGATTCCTGGAGATATAAGTTATATTTGGAGGGTAGGAGGAGTTATGCTGGTGGTAGCTGGAGGGGGAGCTATCGCTGCTATCGTAAGCAGTTTTCTATCTTCCAAAGTTGCCATGGGTTTTAGCAGAAACCTTCGCAGTAGGGTTTTTTCTAGGGTGCAAAGTTATTCCTTAAACGAATTTGATAAGATAGGAACAGCATCTCTTATTACTAGAACCACCAATGATATTACGCAAGTCCAAACAGTACTCATCATGATGCTTAGAATGATGGTTAGTGCTCCTATGATGGGGATTGGTGGCGTGATCATGGCGATATCTATGAATCGGAGGCTAACTACCCTACTTGCCATTGCTCTACCGATTCTAATAGTTTTTATCGGGATCGTCGGAAAAACAGTGATTCCTTTATTTAAAGTCATACAAAATAAGTTGGACAAGTTGAATTTGGTTTCTCGTGAAAACCTTACAGGTATACGGGTAATACGTGCTTTTAACCGCATTGATGATGAAAGGAGACGTTTTGATAAAGCAAATCTTGATTTAACCAATACCACAATAAAAGCCAACAAAATTATGGCAGGTATGATGCCTATTATTACACTAATTATGAATCTCACCAGTGTAGCAATTATTTGGTTTGGAAGTAGGAGGATCGATCTAGGAGATTTGCAGATAGGAGATATGATGGCATTTCTTCAGTATGCAACGCAAATCATGATGGCTTTGCTGATGTTTTCAATGATGTTTGTACTAATTCCGAGGGGAGAGGCCTCTGCTGTTAGAATTAATGAGGTGCTTCACATGGAACCGGAGATTAATGATCCTGTAAAGCCTAAAAAATTGGGAAAAGAAAAAGGATATTTAGAGTTTAAGAATGTTTGTTTTAGCTATCCCGGTGCAGAGAAACCAGCCATTAAAAATATCAGCTTTAAAGCAAACCCAGGAGAAGTAACAGCGATTATTGGGGGCACTGGTTCAGGTAAATCCACACTAATTAATCTTATACCACGTTTTTATGATGTTGATAGGGGAGCGGTGCTTATAGATGGTGTTGATGTAAGGGAAATACCCCAAGAAACTTTGAGGGGAAAAATTGGATTTGTTCCACAAAGAGTATTGCTTTTTAGCGGTAGTGTTGCGGAAAATATAAAGTTTGGAAAAGAAGATGCGATAGAGGAAGAGGTACAACATGCAGCTGAGATAGCACAGGCATCTGAATTTATTTCCAGCATGGAAAAGGGATTTGATTCAGAAATTGCACAGGGAGGCGCCAATGTTTCGGGAGGCCAAAAACAAAGGCTTTCCATAGCTAGAGCGCTGATTAGAAGAGCGGAGATATATATTTTTGATGATAGTTTTTCAGCACTAGATTTTAAAACAGATGCTAGGTTAAGATCAGCGCTTAAAAAAGAAACAGGAGATGCCACAGTAATCATGGTTGCACAAAGGGTAAGCACGATTATGGAGGCGGACAGAATTATTGTACTGGATCAAGGTGAGATTGCAGGAATAGGCAAACATAAGAATTTATTAAAGACCTGCAGCGTCTATAGAGAAATTGTAGCTTCCCAGTTTACTGAGGAGGAATTAGCATGA